The genomic DNA AGTGATATGGGGAGTTGTTGTTGATCAGTGGAGGAGAGTTGGAGATGGCAGATCAATAAGATCCCACTTCCTTGTTAAGCAGCATTGCACCGCGACTTCAGCCGCAACACAAAAATGAATTGACTGAGGCTAAAAGGCTACGCGGTCTGTGAGTGTATAGTTTTCAGAAACACATGATCTTTCGGGCAGTTGTGGTCATTGCTCATATACAATACAGGGTATCATCCATTGTAAAACTACAGTCATGCGCAGCAAGTCATGTAGAGTCCCCCTACTAGATACAACAGTTCCTCCAAAACCATCAACACATCCGCAGCATCACATCGATCTCAAATCCGAAGATAAGCCTTCTCGAAGCTCCACTTCTTAGGGAGAGGGCCGCCAGCAGCACCCGGAAACGTCGCAGTCGTCTTCTCATGTCCCTTGAACGCAAGAATAGGTTTTTTCACAGTGACCTCGCTGCCGTCCTccaacttcttcttcacttTGAGCGCGCAAGAAGTCGGGTCCAAAAGAAACGAAGCGGCGTCAATGGTATGGTAAAGTTGCCAGAGAAACGAGCCGTGGTCATATTGATAAGTGCAGATAATAGCAGTGATACCAATGAACGTGGAATACGACCGCCAGGCCTGGGCTTGGACAGGTGATCCGTAGCTATAATACATGGTGACGTGACGGATGCTGTTTTCGACAGAGTAGTGAGTACAACGCTCAGTGCAAGAGGATGAGGGTTTCAGATGCGCAGGAGGGATATTTACAGAATGTGATCGTCAGATTGCCACTTGTACTGACCTATCGGGCATGTAATAGGGGATGGGGTTTGAAAGAGTCGGAGGTAGGATAAGTGCAAACGTCCTGATCTGGAATAGCACTACACCGCCCAGCCACACTATCATTATATTGGCAAGTGTATCTTCCATCTATACAGCTAAGAAATTTATCTGATTGACAAGTCAATTCTGTATAGATTCAAGAGAGCTAGGGCAGTTGGAGTATTCATATCTGTCGTTTCTCATCAATCGTTTCTTGTACATTCCTTCAAGCAAGTAAAGCAGAGTCTACAGATACAGGTAGATTCCAATTGCCGTTGATTTCGGCAAacgggaagaaagaaaaaagaaacgaaaaaaaaaagaaaaagaaaagaggctCTTTAAATCCTCAGGTACGCCTTGTCAAAGTGCCATTCTTTGGGAAGACCCTCACCAAGGGCGCCCGGAAAGACAGTAGTTTGCTTCTCACAAATTTTAAAGGCAATGAGAGGCTTGTTTACTCTCACTTCAGAGCCGTCAGGGAGCTTCATGGTGGCCCGGAGAGCGCAGAGAGCCGGGTCCAAAAGCAAAGTGAGGTTGGAAGACGTCAAGAACAGAAACCAGAGGGCCTGTCCGCGATAGTCATACTGGTACCGTGCTACCATCGCTGTTGTACCGAAGATGAACGTGATAAACTGCCAGGCTAGAGCCCCAAAGGGTTGGTGGTAGCTGTAATAAGCTGTCATTGTAAATTTACAACACGGACAAGGCGTACTGCAAGTGGAATTTAGCGTATGTATGCAAGAGGAGTGTGTGTAGAAGTAAAACTTACGGAGATGGTATCGAGCGGGAGTCAAAGCTGTGGAGTCAAAAGAGGGAATGGTTGGCAATGAGATGGTGTAATGAGGGTCTGTCACATGAGTAGTCACGTGACCTCTCTAGCACAATTCTTTAACAACATGGAAAACAGAACATTTGGCAACAGTAACAAAATCACTTCATGGTGCTTTTTATGTCATATCTCCAATTGTCCGTGTTGTCCAACATCATCCAACGCATGTACTCAGCGTTACAGATGGCCTTCGAATTACATATCATCATTAAAATCGTGTTCAAgttaacgtactccacatgcgaatgtaacacacgggcgaatgtaacacgaaatcgctccgccgcgatgttaactccaacatttccaccaatgcactaaaattccattaatactattcagaatcatcttcctcagacatctctactactatctgacaggaacgcgcattgtgtccggcctttccgcaatcgccacagcgccgcgcgcgtgtctcagtccgtggtcgccgaccagccctaatgcgtgtttcctcctttagttgcacctcaacctccatttgatcccctaattcctgagcttccagtatagaaagcgaccctcctttccttagacgtgtttttttagccctccggcgtttgctaagggcctcgtttgccgcccgaagatcatgaatctctgcttccatcaaatccatcttatgcattattctcgtcgtgcctttcgcaaggatgtcaacagcattcaatattgatgttggagagctatcttggtgatgagagattcggcgttttataaggtttgtctgggatgatgcttcaattgggttatttggcgttttagagacccagctatgggaggtactcggtcgtgaatttgatggtgttggcgttttgAATCGGACATCAAGCTTAGATATTACCCTCTCAGGGTCAAAGGGGATAAGTCCAGCCCCTCGAAAACCACCTTCAATATTTTTTCCTGTCATGGTGGCTTGGTACGCGGCGtaaaatgcaggaaagaaatcttctttggtgacatGGGTAATATGCGCCCGCATCAGCCCTTCAATATGCTTACCAtaagcaatcttcaaagggctaaagtatccgacatcaagaggttgaaggacatgggacgaatgtgcaggcatacagagtgtaataatgttgttattcttgcaataaagctcgaagtcggttgagtggtgactctcatggccatcaaggatcagGAGACGATAACGACCGATTGTTCGggcctttgtgtatttgtcaaagtgcttgatccattccaagccgagttcatttgttatccaaccgctttctgatgtagcgataacccaatccattggtagttgattattctgataccaagaaagaaggtgatattgacctttgacaatgatgtatggcgggatcgcccagccacgagcattaactccctggatcactgtgacccattcgcgattgccaggctgttttgcttttgccttgccatgtcgttcagagcttgtgacaaccattgtagtcgagatcactcccatctgaaacccagtttcatcaaagttatagatatctgcttcctggatgccatacttcgcaattgtgttttgaacaagtgtaaaccaacgaccaataacttctgggtcttcgcatagagccctctgatagtcatatttccgattgaaacgagttgtgagctctgggtgccgtttgacaaaggtgctagcccagtttaccccaacgcgtcccgcgtcgcgcgttgtgagtagtctgttggccatatcttccacaccagacaaccgaggaggaaaccctttggaatctagatcaagtatgtgttcgacaattgttgattcctctagatcagtgagcttccgtgaattggctgatatattgcatcgtgatcgcatgccaccccggcggcgactaagcttcacatgatccacgtgatagatcctgccagcggctcgagcgcttagatttttatcattttgcatagcttgaagggccaatattac from Aspergillus chevalieri M1 DNA, chromosome 1, nearly complete sequence includes the following:
- a CDS encoding uncharacterized protein (TransMembrane:2 (i12-34o40-62i)), producing the protein MTAYYSYHQPFGALAWQFITFIFGTTAMVARYQYDYRGQALWFLFLTSSNLTLLLDPALCALRATMKLPDGSEVRVNKPLIAFKICEKQTTVFPGALGEGLPKEWHFDKAYLRI